A DNA window from Castanea sativa cultivar Marrone di Chiusa Pesio chromosome 7, ASM4071231v1 contains the following coding sequences:
- the LOC142642477 gene encoding pathogenesis-related protein 1-like, which translates to MGLCKISLAFVFLLSLTLVHLSHAQDSKEDYLNAHNAARADVGVPPLNWDDTVAAYAQNYANQRIGDCNLVHSGGQYGENIAWGSGDLSGTDAVKLWVNEKANYDYNSNSCVGGECLHYTQVVWRNSVRLGCAKVRCNNGGTFIGCNYDPPGNYVGQKPY; encoded by the coding sequence ATGGGGTTGTGTAAGATCTCACTAGCTTTTGTTTTCCTCTTGAGCTTAACCCTAGTCCATCTCTCCCATGCCCAAGACTCCAAAGAAGACTACCTTAATGCCCATAATGCAGCCCGTGCAGATGTGGGAGTTCCCCCTTTAAATTGGGATGACACCGTAGCAGCATATGCACAAAACTATGCTAATCAACGTATTGGTGATTGCAATCTTGTGCACTCTGGTGGGCAATATGGTGAAAACATTGCATGGGGTAGCGGTGACCTCTCAGGCACAGATGCAGTGAAATTGTGGGTGAACGAGAAGGCTAACTACGACTACAACTCTAACTCTTGTGTTGGTGGGGAGTGCCTGCACTATACTCAAGTGGTTTGGCGCAACTCAGTTCGTCTAGGATGTGCTAAAGTGAGGTGCAACAATGGAGGGACATTCATTGGTTGCAACTATGATCCTCCTGGCAACTATGTTGGCCAGAAACCTTACTAA
- the LOC142605392 gene encoding basic form of pathogenesis-related protein 1-like, whose translation MGFIKYLLAIYFLGMTLLHVSLAQSSHQDFVNAHNAARAKVGVGPIRWNYTIAAYAQNYANKRSGDCNLEHSEGPYGENLAEGYDNLNGVDAVNLWIAEKPYYNHKSNQCVGGECLHYTQVVWRDSVHLGCARVKCHNGWMFVICSYDPPGNYEGERPY comes from the coding sequence ATGGGTTTTATCAAGTATTTACTAGCCATATACTTCTTGGGGATGACCCTACTTCATGTCTCCCTAGCCCAAAGCTCCCACCAAGACTTTGTCAATGCACACAATGCAGCTCGTGCCAAAGTTGGTGTTGGTCCAATTAGATGGAACTACACAATTGCGGCCTATGCTCAAAATTATGCTAATAAGAGATCGGGAGACTGCAACTTGGAACATTCAGAAGGGCCCTATGGTGAAAATCTTGCTGAAGGTTATGATAACTTAAACGGAGTGGATGCAGTGAATTTGTGGATAGCAGAGAAGCCTTACTACAACCACAAGTCCAACCAATGTGTAGGTGGTGAGTGCCTGCACTATACTCAGGTTGTTTGGCGTGATTCGGTTCATCTTGGGTGTGCTAGAGTCAAGTGCCACAATGGGTGGATGTTCGTCATTTGCAGCTATGATCCTCCGGGTAATTATGAAGGCGAACGTCCTTACTAA